Proteins encoded by one window of Nasonia vitripennis strain AsymCx chromosome 5, Nvit_psr_1.1, whole genome shotgun sequence:
- the LOC100123016 gene encoding KAT8 regulatory NSL complex subunit 3 isoform X2, with protein MSDQSTRFGRENWDKMHLTNTPVATTMPGVNSESSSPSSDNMEDESPNNFMTYVRQLAGRHEIIDVVMLDHGYARPWNWLPQNEYVKPAKKIFFSKLQSTNSEGASSPEEFIDVENGDPEPKSPTCDLSQARQAMDEFQRVANFVRPEDTDDWEEKIDKILWSPVQNRIFSRIVRILNSERIARLSKSNSKLEPIVRRTLIDNTARRFRETMASANWDLRITQWLHGLLFDYLPQDYLAIYLDILQTLRQKIPQLIDKMIAIQPNINFKGSSLSWETLGPLLKKSWDPVSPELNSCRMKNLKANPILIVIPNGLPTNISTRQQKFVAQLGALGMAVTVNPQLAQTASRMTMIAGTEQLVQATRLKIQEVRVAYPGTPIFLIGFNTGAAVACKVALLEYVTAIVCLGFPLNTVDGKRGNPDDTLLDVRVPVMFIIGQNAIQARIDDVEDLRERMLAATNLVVVGSADDQLRISTAKKITERISQSMVDRCILGEIRNFLGGVLANGSLPVKSTNSLGNYENRNKKAGPDGRKRRVSTSSSVSVDSEPPSPNIKKFRDQLPQLVSANNGQRMPVSTNALPRGTLVPLTGTTATQTPKRKPRGSYTNQNYPDQLITSRLTPQQQSVDNSTGGITLNIGSFASLAPVGPIRFEPASINLQSSAAVKAGINTLKTTNAFIKVSKNNQVNIGGQQQSVAKIKMLLPTKKPGQRTYKNPNLTDKTGEINMVNVLSPTSTGIRVSAPAGTVTNMKTPTRIANTPQLPSFHLARSSANGTVIGIPVTSANVVFTPKSSVPVTTTVSTTMATAPKALPTVPTKVADIAISGGSRKYSMIHTSSTNQLDQASQSSLIGTGAPTKERSQKFGLVPTISLKKLPWPQTKAETSENGVKNDVQFNETPQMTPSSLDDDLGNILDIPIIIAKDGENLNNLEHLSPLPQTVTPVTLQSSEVKSLPVINAVGNKVVFINNKSLISSTDAVSSTNTMTLSRPGLTTQPTIKYTKIILTKKPEHEDSQRGNPVLLTKACRRTNNFVVLDPKSEVKYAQTVTRIPANCFGELQTNENVVGPQHNSNVQKTKEGCIELNVENGQKP; from the exons ATGTCCGATCAATCAACAAGATTTGGTCGAGAGAATTGGGATAAAATGCATTTGACGAATACACCAGTTGCTACAACAATGCCTGGTGTCAATTCTGAATCGTCAAGCCCAAGTAGCGATAACATGGAAGATGAAAGTCCAAATAATTTCATGACTTATGTGCGCCAGCTGGCTGGTAGACATGAAATTATTGATGTAGTAATGCTAGACCACGGTTATGCTCGACCATGGAACTGGTTGCCACAAAACGAGTACGTCAAACCTGCCAAGAAGATCTTCTTTTCAAAACTTCAAAGTACAAATTCAGA ggGTGCTTCGAGTCCTGAAGAATTCATCGACGTTGAAAATGGGGATCCAGAACCAAAATCACCAACTTGTGATTTGTCTCAAGCCAGACAAGCTATGGATGAATTTCAGAGGGTGGCCAACTTTGTCAGGCCAGAAGATACAGATGATTGGGAGGAGAAAATTGATAAGATACTCTGGTCTCCTGTGCAGAATAGGATTTTCAGCAGGATTGTGAGGATATTGAATTCAGAGCGCATAGCAAGGCTATCAAAGTCAAACAGTAAACTTGAACCAATCGTACGACGAACGTTGATTGATAACACAGCGAGAAGGTTTCGCGAAACTATGGCGTCTGCCAATTGGGATTTGAGAATAACTCAATGGCTCCACGGTTTGTTATTCGATTATTTACCACAAGATTATCTAGCCATTTATTTGGACATTCTTCAGACTCTAAGGCAGAAGATTCCTCAATTGATTGACAAAATGATAGCGATTCAGCCAAATATCAACTTTAAAGGCAGCTCACTATCATGGGAAACTTTGGGTCCCCTTCTTAAAAAGTCGTGGGATCCCGTTTCCCCAGAGCTTAATTCTTGCAGAATG AAAAACTTAAAAGCCAATCCGATTTTGATAGTAATTCCTAATGGATTGCCGACCAACATTTCAACTCGGCAGCAAAAATTTGTCGCGCAGTTGGGAGCCCTGGGCATGGCCGTCACTGTGAATCCACAATTAGCTCAGACGGCGAGTAGGATGACGATGATAGCGGGAACCGAACAACTCGTGCAAGCAACCAGGTTAAAGATACAGGAAGTCAGAGTTGCCTATCCTGGCACACCAATTTTTCTTATCGGTTTCAACACTGGTGCTGCTGTAGCTTGTAAG GTCGCTCTATTGGAGTACGTAACGGCGATCGTCTGTCTGGGCTTTCCATTGAATACAGTTGATGGCAAGCGGGGCAATCCGGACGATACCCTGTTGGACGTGCGTGTCCCCGTGATGTTCATAATCGGCCAGAATGCGATTCAGGCTCGCATTGACGATGTCGAGGACTTGCGTGAGCGCATGCTGGCCGCAACGAATTTAGTAGTAGTCGGATCTGCGGACGACCAGTTGCGCATCTCCACGGCAAAAAAGATCACCGAGCGTATAAGCCAGAGCATGGTGGACCGTTGCATTCTTGGCGAGATCCGTAACTTCTTAGGCGGAGTATTAGCGAATGGATCATTACCCGTTAAATCGACAAATTCTCTCGGCAATTACGAAAACAGAAATAAGAAAGCAGGCCCAGacgggagaaagagaagagtTTCGACGAGTAGTTCGGTTTCGGTGGATAGTGAACCACCATCACCGAACATCAAAAAGTTCAGAGATCAGTTACCGCAACTCGTAAGTGCCAATAATGGTCAGAGAATGCCGGTAAGTACCAATGCGCTGCCTAGAGGAACTTTGGTTCCGTTAACGGGAACCACAGCCACGCAAACACCCAAAAGAAAACCCAGAGGATCTTATACCAATCAGAACTACCCCGACCAACTGATAACGTCAAGACTCACACCACAg CAACAAAGTGTGGACAATTCGACCGGTGGAATAACGTTGAACATCGGTTCTTTTGCTAGTCTAGCTCCGGTGGGTCCGATTCGATTCGAACCCGCGTCAATCAACCTGCAGTCATCAGCAGCGGTTAAAGCCGGCATCAACACACTAAAGACCACCAATGCATTTATCAAGGTATCAAAGAACAACCAAGTGAACATCGGTGGTCAGCAGCAGAGTGTCGCGAAGATAAAAATGCTTCTGCCAACAAAAAAACCCGGACAGCGCACCTACAAGAATCCCAACCTCACGGACAAGACCGGCGAAATTAATATGGTGAATGTCTTGTCGCCGACGAGCACTGGTATCAGGGTTAGCGCACCGGCGGGTACAG TAACGAACATGAAAACCCCCACGAGAATCGCCAACACACCTCAATTACCAAGCTTCCATCTAGCAAGATCATCTGCCAATGGGACTGTGATTGGGATACCCGTAACGTCTGCTAACGTTGTCTTCACTCCGAAAAGCTCTGTGCCTGTTACCACGACGGTATCGACAACGATGGCAACAGCTCCAAAGGCTCTACCAACGGTGCCGACTAAAG TGGCGGACATCGCAATATCAGGTGGCAGCAGGAAGTACTCGATGATCCACACAAGCTCCACTAACCAGCTGGATCAGGCATCTCAGAGTTCACTAATTGGCACTGGGGCTCCAACTAAAGAAAGATCTCAGAAGTTTGGCCTCGTACCTACGATTTCGCTCAAAAAGCTGCCCTGGCCACAGACTAAGGCTGAGACATCAGAGAACGGTGTAAAA AATGACGTACAATTTAATGAAACGCCTCAGATGACTCCAAGTAGTTTAGACGACGATCTGGGTAACATCCTAGACATCCCGATCATAATCGCCAAGGACGGGGAAAATCTGAACAACTTGGAGCATCTCTCCCCGCTACCTCAGACCGTGACTCCGGTCACCTTACAATCCTCTGAAGTCAAGAGTCTTCCAGTAATAAACGCCGTGGGTAACAAGGTCGTCTTTATCAACAACAAGAGTCTGATCTCCTCGACTGACGCCGTATCATCGACGAATACAATGACGCTTAGTCGACCTGGACTGACAACCCAGCCGACCATCAAGTACACCAAGATTATCCTAACGAAGAAGCCCGAACACGAGGATAGCCAAAGAGGCAATCCTGTGCTCCTCACTAAAGCCTGTCGAAGAACCAACAACTTCGTGGTCCTTGATCCTAAGAGCGAGGTCAAGTATGCCCAGACTGTGACGAGGATCCCGGCAAATTGTTTTGGAGAACTGCAGACAAATGAAAACGTCGTTGGTCCACAGCACAATTCTAACGTTCAGAAAACGAAGGAGGGTTGTATCGAGCTGAACGTTGAGAACGGCCAGAAGCCGTAG
- the LOC100123016 gene encoding KAT8 regulatory NSL complex subunit 3 isoform X1, with the protein MSDQSTRFGRENWDKMHLTNTPVATTMPGVNSESSSPSSDNMEDESPNNFMTYVRQLAGRHEIIDVVMLDHGYARPWNWLPQNEYVKPAKKIFFSKLQSTNSEGASSPEEFIDVENGDPEPKSPTCDLSQARQAMDEFQRVANFVRPEDTDDWEEKIDKILWSPVQNRIFSRIVRILNSERIARLSKSNSKLEPIVRRTLIDNTARRFRETMASANWDLRITQWLHGLLFDYLPQDYLAIYLDILQTLRQKIPQLIDKMIAIQPNINFKGSSLSWETLGPLLKKSWDPVSPELNSCRMKNLKANPILIVIPNGLPTNISTRQQKFVAQLGALGMAVTVNPQLAQTASRMTMIAGTEQLVQATRLKIQEVRVAYPGTPIFLIGFNTGAAVACKVALLEYVTAIVCLGFPLNTVDGKRGNPDDTLLDVRVPVMFIIGQNAIQARIDDVEDLRERMLAATNLVVVGSADDQLRISTAKKITERISQSMVDRCILGEIRNFLGGVLANGSLPVKSTNSLGNYENRNKKAGPDGRKRRVSTSSSVSVDSEPPSPNIKKFRDQLPQLVSANNGQRMPVSTNALPRGTLVPLTGTTATQTPKRKPRGSYTNQNYPDQLITSRLTPQQQSVDNSTGGITLNIGSFASLAPVGPIRFEPASINLQSSAAVKAGINTLKTTNAFIKVSKNNQVNIGGQQQSVAKIKMLLPTKKPGQRTYKNPNLTDKTGEINMVNVLSPTSTGIRVSAPAGTGNLLLTNMKTPTRIANTPQLPSFHLARSSANGTVIGIPVTSANVVFTPKSSVPVTTTVSTTMATAPKALPTVPTKVADIAISGGSRKYSMIHTSSTNQLDQASQSSLIGTGAPTKERSQKFGLVPTISLKKLPWPQTKAETSENGVKNDVQFNETPQMTPSSLDDDLGNILDIPIIIAKDGENLNNLEHLSPLPQTVTPVTLQSSEVKSLPVINAVGNKVVFINNKSLISSTDAVSSTNTMTLSRPGLTTQPTIKYTKIILTKKPEHEDSQRGNPVLLTKACRRTNNFVVLDPKSEVKYAQTVTRIPANCFGELQTNENVVGPQHNSNVQKTKEGCIELNVENGQKP; encoded by the exons ATGTCCGATCAATCAACAAGATTTGGTCGAGAGAATTGGGATAAAATGCATTTGACGAATACACCAGTTGCTACAACAATGCCTGGTGTCAATTCTGAATCGTCAAGCCCAAGTAGCGATAACATGGAAGATGAAAGTCCAAATAATTTCATGACTTATGTGCGCCAGCTGGCTGGTAGACATGAAATTATTGATGTAGTAATGCTAGACCACGGTTATGCTCGACCATGGAACTGGTTGCCACAAAACGAGTACGTCAAACCTGCCAAGAAGATCTTCTTTTCAAAACTTCAAAGTACAAATTCAGA ggGTGCTTCGAGTCCTGAAGAATTCATCGACGTTGAAAATGGGGATCCAGAACCAAAATCACCAACTTGTGATTTGTCTCAAGCCAGACAAGCTATGGATGAATTTCAGAGGGTGGCCAACTTTGTCAGGCCAGAAGATACAGATGATTGGGAGGAGAAAATTGATAAGATACTCTGGTCTCCTGTGCAGAATAGGATTTTCAGCAGGATTGTGAGGATATTGAATTCAGAGCGCATAGCAAGGCTATCAAAGTCAAACAGTAAACTTGAACCAATCGTACGACGAACGTTGATTGATAACACAGCGAGAAGGTTTCGCGAAACTATGGCGTCTGCCAATTGGGATTTGAGAATAACTCAATGGCTCCACGGTTTGTTATTCGATTATTTACCACAAGATTATCTAGCCATTTATTTGGACATTCTTCAGACTCTAAGGCAGAAGATTCCTCAATTGATTGACAAAATGATAGCGATTCAGCCAAATATCAACTTTAAAGGCAGCTCACTATCATGGGAAACTTTGGGTCCCCTTCTTAAAAAGTCGTGGGATCCCGTTTCCCCAGAGCTTAATTCTTGCAGAATG AAAAACTTAAAAGCCAATCCGATTTTGATAGTAATTCCTAATGGATTGCCGACCAACATTTCAACTCGGCAGCAAAAATTTGTCGCGCAGTTGGGAGCCCTGGGCATGGCCGTCACTGTGAATCCACAATTAGCTCAGACGGCGAGTAGGATGACGATGATAGCGGGAACCGAACAACTCGTGCAAGCAACCAGGTTAAAGATACAGGAAGTCAGAGTTGCCTATCCTGGCACACCAATTTTTCTTATCGGTTTCAACACTGGTGCTGCTGTAGCTTGTAAG GTCGCTCTATTGGAGTACGTAACGGCGATCGTCTGTCTGGGCTTTCCATTGAATACAGTTGATGGCAAGCGGGGCAATCCGGACGATACCCTGTTGGACGTGCGTGTCCCCGTGATGTTCATAATCGGCCAGAATGCGATTCAGGCTCGCATTGACGATGTCGAGGACTTGCGTGAGCGCATGCTGGCCGCAACGAATTTAGTAGTAGTCGGATCTGCGGACGACCAGTTGCGCATCTCCACGGCAAAAAAGATCACCGAGCGTATAAGCCAGAGCATGGTGGACCGTTGCATTCTTGGCGAGATCCGTAACTTCTTAGGCGGAGTATTAGCGAATGGATCATTACCCGTTAAATCGACAAATTCTCTCGGCAATTACGAAAACAGAAATAAGAAAGCAGGCCCAGacgggagaaagagaagagtTTCGACGAGTAGTTCGGTTTCGGTGGATAGTGAACCACCATCACCGAACATCAAAAAGTTCAGAGATCAGTTACCGCAACTCGTAAGTGCCAATAATGGTCAGAGAATGCCGGTAAGTACCAATGCGCTGCCTAGAGGAACTTTGGTTCCGTTAACGGGAACCACAGCCACGCAAACACCCAAAAGAAAACCCAGAGGATCTTATACCAATCAGAACTACCCCGACCAACTGATAACGTCAAGACTCACACCACAg CAACAAAGTGTGGACAATTCGACCGGTGGAATAACGTTGAACATCGGTTCTTTTGCTAGTCTAGCTCCGGTGGGTCCGATTCGATTCGAACCCGCGTCAATCAACCTGCAGTCATCAGCAGCGGTTAAAGCCGGCATCAACACACTAAAGACCACCAATGCATTTATCAAGGTATCAAAGAACAACCAAGTGAACATCGGTGGTCAGCAGCAGAGTGTCGCGAAGATAAAAATGCTTCTGCCAACAAAAAAACCCGGACAGCGCACCTACAAGAATCCCAACCTCACGGACAAGACCGGCGAAATTAATATGGTGAATGTCTTGTCGCCGACGAGCACTGGTATCAGGGTTAGCGCACCGGCGGGTACAGGTAATTTACTTT TAACGAACATGAAAACCCCCACGAGAATCGCCAACACACCTCAATTACCAAGCTTCCATCTAGCAAGATCATCTGCCAATGGGACTGTGATTGGGATACCCGTAACGTCTGCTAACGTTGTCTTCACTCCGAAAAGCTCTGTGCCTGTTACCACGACGGTATCGACAACGATGGCAACAGCTCCAAAGGCTCTACCAACGGTGCCGACTAAAG TGGCGGACATCGCAATATCAGGTGGCAGCAGGAAGTACTCGATGATCCACACAAGCTCCACTAACCAGCTGGATCAGGCATCTCAGAGTTCACTAATTGGCACTGGGGCTCCAACTAAAGAAAGATCTCAGAAGTTTGGCCTCGTACCTACGATTTCGCTCAAAAAGCTGCCCTGGCCACAGACTAAGGCTGAGACATCAGAGAACGGTGTAAAA AATGACGTACAATTTAATGAAACGCCTCAGATGACTCCAAGTAGTTTAGACGACGATCTGGGTAACATCCTAGACATCCCGATCATAATCGCCAAGGACGGGGAAAATCTGAACAACTTGGAGCATCTCTCCCCGCTACCTCAGACCGTGACTCCGGTCACCTTACAATCCTCTGAAGTCAAGAGTCTTCCAGTAATAAACGCCGTGGGTAACAAGGTCGTCTTTATCAACAACAAGAGTCTGATCTCCTCGACTGACGCCGTATCATCGACGAATACAATGACGCTTAGTCGACCTGGACTGACAACCCAGCCGACCATCAAGTACACCAAGATTATCCTAACGAAGAAGCCCGAACACGAGGATAGCCAAAGAGGCAATCCTGTGCTCCTCACTAAAGCCTGTCGAAGAACCAACAACTTCGTGGTCCTTGATCCTAAGAGCGAGGTCAAGTATGCCCAGACTGTGACGAGGATCCCGGCAAATTGTTTTGGAGAACTGCAGACAAATGAAAACGTCGTTGGTCCACAGCACAATTCTAACGTTCAGAAAACGAAGGAGGGTTGTATCGAGCTGAACGTTGAGAACGGCCAGAAGCCGTAG
- the LOC100123004 gene encoding phospholipid phosphatase 5: MTIARSRTTSRIMFMEVLFRVFLAIINIELEHVEPFNRKIHENELWLYKNPRVDSYVSPTALWAVIIIVPLVVIALTLLFQREEGDFSQAVLSFTLSLGFTGVLTNILKIIVGRPRPDYFYRCFPDGQVNFEFECTGDPVAIRDGKKSFPSGHSSLAFSSFGFVALYLAGKLHTFSWNGKGQSWKLFLFLLPLGTALTIAVSRTCDYHHHWQDVMMGSIMGFLLTFLCYRHYYPPLDSLVCHKPYASLINHVESKELKTTRIELSKWT; the protein is encoded by the exons ATGACCATAGCGCGTTCCCGGACAACTTCGCGAATCATGTTCATGGAGGTTCTCTTTCGAGTTTTTCTGGCGATCATCAATAT AGAGCTGGAACACGTCGAACCCTTCAATAGAAAAATTCACGAGAATGAGTTATGGTTGTACAAAAATCCTCGAGTCGATTCCTATGTTTCCCCAACTGCGTTGTGG gCAGTGATAATTATCGTTCCACTAGTAGTTATTGCGTTAACATTACTGTTTCAAAGGGAAGAAGGTGACTTCTCCCAGGCTGTATTATCTTTCACGCTGTCACTAGGCTTTACTGGAGTATTaacaaatatattaaaaataattgtcg GTAGGCCAAGGCCAGACTACTTCTATAGATGTTTTCCAGATGGGCAAGTCAATTTTGAATTCGAATGCACAGGTGATCCAGTTGCAATAAGAGATGGAAAAAAGTCATTTCCAAGCGGACACTCGTCGT TGGCTTTCTCAAGCTTTGGCTTCGTGGCTCTGTACTTAGCTGGTAAGCTTCATACGTTCAGTTGGAACGGCAAGGGACAGTCTTGGAAACTCTTCCTATTTCTGCTTCCTCTTGGCACAGCACTTACGATAGCAGTTAGTCGCACCTGCGATTATCACCATCACTGGCAAG ATGTGATGATGGGCTCAATAATGGGCTTTCTGCTGACCTTCCTCTGTTACCGGCACTACTATCCACCACTGGACTCTTTAGTTTGTCATAAACCTTATGCTTCACTTATTAATCATGTGGAATCAAAAGAACTCAAAACAACGAGGATAGAATTGAGCAAGTGGACATAA